In Streptomyces sannanensis, the DNA window ACGAGGGGATGATCGGTGCTGCGCCGCGACGGCCAGCCTCCTCTTGACACTCCTGCCTCCGCCTCACACGCAGCGGAACCGCAAGTCACCCCGGCACCCGCGCTCAGCCCGTCGTCCGCCTTCGCAACCTGGGCGGCGCAGAACAAGGCGGCACAAGCCACGGCCAGCGGCAGGGCAGTGGACGGCCTCAGCAACTCCCGACCTGCCCGATGTACAAGTGGTCAACCCGCCAACGTCCGCTTCGCTGGAGGACAGTTGCGTCAATGCGATGGTGGCCGCCCGGTACAGCGTTCTCCAGCTCGCCGTCGATGGTGTAGTGCAGCGAGTCGGTGGCGTCAGCGCAGTCTCGGATCACCACCTTTGCCGGTCCGCTGTCCTCCACGGACGGTTAAACACGAAGCCGCCCCCTGGTGACGACGTCCTTTTCGCGATCCTTCGTCATCATGTGACGCAGGAGCTGTAGCGCCGCGCCAGAGGCATGCGCTCCCAGTCCGGGATGACTCGCGTCCGAGGTCTTCGCGGCCGCGGCGAAGTCGTCCCACATCGCCCGGTAGGCAGCGAGGGCCCCAGCAGCCTCCGCCGCAGGAGTACGAGACGGAGTCGTATCTCGCGATGCCCCAGGCAGCGGCTGGATGTCCGCCGGGCCCTTCGTGTAGCCCGTCAGCAACAAGCCACGGTCCCCGCGATGGCGCCTGCCCCGAGGGCGGTCCGCCAGTGCACCTTCATCATCCCCCACCTATCGTCACCTAATGAAAGCGATTGAGTGCTTTACGTGATCGAATACGACTGGGGTTACCCCGCGTCACGGTGATCAACCGCGAGACTTGAGGGTAATTACGCCCTGTTCCTGCCTCGTTGCAAATGTCGTGGAACACGAAAGAGGGTGGTGGTCGTCACCCAAAGGAGCGACGACCACCACCCTCACGGCTTCGGGATCCGGTCAGCGGCGCTGAAGCGGCAGTGCGATCCAGGCGACCTTGGCGGTGTCCTCCACCATGCGGAACCCCCAGGCTCCGGCGGTAAGTTCATGCACAATATGGAGGCCGCGCCCTCGCTCAGACAGCAAGGCGCACAGCGCCTCCAGTCCACCTCCCCTATCTTCCGGTAGCGACTCAAAGGGGGAGAAGCCGGGGAACGCCGGGACGTCGGGCACCCTGGGGTCGTGGTCGAGTACCTCGCAGATGATCTCGGCGGGGGCACGCCGATGGCTGCGGCTGGCAGCAGGAGAATGGATGCGAACAGGACGGTCGGCAGCATGACGGCCTCCGCGGCAATCGCGATCGGGACGCGACCACCACACCTTGGAGCAGGGCAAGAGCGGAACTGCCTTCTGACGAGGACTTTTGAGGACTTTCGCCCCCGTGGCACGGTGAGGTGGGTCGTGCGGGTCACGGGCGAACCATGTCGGCCCTCACGACTCCCGCCGATGGGGATCTATGAGCATCCGGGGACCGCGCGCGAGCCGACCTACCATGCCGACTGGGACCTCCACGTGGCGGATCCGCCGGGAGCCGGCCGACTCCGCCCGTGGCTTCCCAGGGGAGGGGCTACATGGCCTGCGACTTGAACCGCCAGACAGCATGTTCCAGCCCACCGCGTTCTTGCCTGAGAGCAGCGGCGGTCGCCTCGTACATGGCTCGCAACTGCTCGTAGCCGAGGCCCGAGACACCGGCATCCGCAGCGAAGGCGCGCAGGTGTACGTCAATGGCGACCTGCGATCGTCCGACGAGGTTGCCGATGTAGTCCACAGTCTTCGGCCCTACCCCCTTTACCGCGAGTAGGGTGGCACGGTTGCCCTGACGGTCGAGCCATGCGTGGAGGTCGTCACGGGTATCGACTCCGCAGGCAACGAGCAGATCGGTGATGCCGTAGGCCGTTGCGACCCTGCGGGGGCTACTGAAGTTCATGGCGACCGCGAGGTCTTCCGTAGCAAGCCGTACCTGGAAGCCGCAGACCGTGGCAGCGTCAGGCCACGCCGTTTGAAGCCGGAGAATCCGCGGCCGGATGGTCGACTCGTACTTACGGCGCGCCTGGAAGCTGGCGTCGCAGATCACGGCACCCATGTGCGTCCAGCCTCCGGGCAGGGGGAACGGCCCATCGCCGAGGTGGGTCCGAACGTGGGCGGTGAGCCGCTGAACGGGATCGAGTGCGGTCATGGAGCTTTTCTTCCCCCTCGCCGGCCGCCGGGAGTACACCTCATATTGATCGTTATCACCGGACCTGGATCAGTGCATGGGTACCGCTGGTACGCCACCGCTGATCGTGCGCGGCGACAAGCAATTCCTCCGTCCGCTTGTCGAGTCCGACGATCACGTCGGACTTCAGCGTGCGCAGCGCGGCCACTGGGCCGGGGAAGTATTCGGTGCGCTTCGCGAACGACGCAGTCGCGGGCCAGAGGTGATCGCCCACCAGGCGCCGGTAGTTCAGGTCGCCCTTCATGATGGTCAGTGTGGCGTCCGCGAATTCCTGGCGCAGGTCGTCGGGCATCTCCGCGTACGGCAGCGGTGCGCAGGAGAAGGCGTGCGCCCGTACGGTGAGCCGGCCACGTCCCACGGCTGCCCAGAGCCGCGTGCCGACCACACCCGCTACACCGTCTGCCTGCTTCAGGTGTCGCAGACACTCGATCACGTCGGAGGTGGTGGCATCGGAGACGTAGTACGGGTACGGCTTGACATGCAGGACAACGCGTTCGGCGTGCTGGTGCCCCAGCAGATGGTCGATGAGGAGGAGGTCAGGAACGAGTTCCCGTCCGGCGTTGTCGGCGACAAGGCATACCGTGTTCGGCCTTCCGGCGGGCAGCAGCGACCACAGGACCTCCGAGTCGTCAGCGACGAGAGGTGTGTCAGAGCTGCTTTCCCCATTATTGCCGGAGACCATGCGGAAGCCGAGGTCCGCGCGGTTGCCCCACAGCGAGCCGTGAAGCAGTGCCTGGGCCTGGTCATCGACGGGCTTCAGCGCGAGCAGGTCCAGGGCTGCGAGTTCCGCTTCCGCCTCTTCGGTGCGCAGTTCGGCCTGCTTGAAAGGGCGGAACGGATCGATGCCCTGCCATGGGCCCGCTTCGAAGTATCCGACTGCCTCCAGGAGTTTGCGGTAGAAGTAGCTCTCCGACCACAGGAATGGCACGTCGAGCCAGGACCGGCCGAGGTAGTCCCGTCCCCATGCATTCCACTGATCATGATCAGGGGCGTCCTGGCGGAGGGGTTCGATCGCGCCTTCCGTGCTCTCTTTGAGGAGGGCGTCAAGCGCCCGGCGCTGCTCAGGGCCGTACGGGAAGGCGTCACGCACTCTCTGGATGAGTGCCGGATGCCGTTCTGTCAGCACACCCCAGGCGAAGGATCCGGGCTCGTTGCTCAGAATCACAGGCGCATCGACGGTTTCGGACATGATTTTCTGATCCTCCGGGGTCGTGCTCAGTCGCTGTTCAGGCTCAGTGCCACGACGCCGGCTGCGCTGCCGGCGAGGATGCGGCTCGTGGCTGGATCGAAGGCCGCGCAGTGCAGTGTTGCGTCCACCCTGACCTCGGCGAGCTGCCGCTGCTCGGCAAGGGACCAGAGCCTCACCGTACCGTCGGCCGCCGCGGAGACGAGCTTGTCCCCGGCGGCGAAGCCGAGCATGAGGATGCGCCCGTTGTGCCCGGCCAGGTGTGCGGTGAACCGGTCCTCACGCAGGCTGCGTACGGCAATCTCGCCCGTCCCGGCGCCCACTGCAGCCCGGTCGCCCGGTCCATCGAGTGCGACGGTCCGGGCCCACCCGCCCGAGCTGGTGAAGCGGCTGGCGTGCTGCCCCGTGCGAGCCTGCCAAACCCGGACCGTCCCGTCACCGCCGCAGACAGCAAGCAGTTCGCCAGTGTCATCGAAGGCGAGCGAGCGGAGCCGACCTGCGCGTACGTCCTGCTCCCACAGCAGCTGCGAGGTGCCGCCGCCCAAGTCCCAGCAACGGATGTGCCCGTTTCCCGTGCTGACGGCGAGGAGGTCGGTAGTGCGCGGCATGGCAACGGCCCAGCTCCGTTCAGCATCTTCGT includes these proteins:
- a CDS encoding damage-control phosphatase ARMT1 family protein — protein: MSETVDAPVILSNEPGSFAWGVLTERHPALIQRVRDAFPYGPEQRRALDALLKESTEGAIEPLRQDAPDHDQWNAWGRDYLGRSWLDVPFLWSESYFYRKLLEAVGYFEAGPWQGIDPFRPFKQAELRTEEAEAELAALDLLALKPVDDQAQALLHGSLWGNRADLGFRMVSGNNGESSSDTPLVADDSEVLWSLLPAGRPNTVCLVADNAGRELVPDLLLIDHLLGHQHAERVVLHVKPYPYYVSDATTSDVIECLRHLKQADGVAGVVGTRLWAAVGRGRLTVRAHAFSCAPLPYAEMPDDLRQEFADATLTIMKGDLNYRRLVGDHLWPATASFAKRTEYFPGPVAALRTLKSDVIVGLDKRTEELLVAAHDQRWRTSGTHALIQVR